The following proteins are encoded in a genomic region of Gossypium hirsutum isolate 1008001.06 chromosome D05, Gossypium_hirsutum_v2.1, whole genome shotgun sequence:
- the LOC121217140 gene encoding uncharacterized protein: protein MIEDAKLELGLASAGDNQPQLDQMNANINGDSNPLPKAKLVSSPAGTTDEPLLQHWRSNEKPMQPTCPGIEGSGSSGGDATAAQQATSFTPLIMGPTQSFSLALAENIPQNGSSATQSSHSKNLGNSGQANKPNTQTGRSIRAELQQPQRVEPLDKGKKILFADGVENKKGNPRSNRNQRAVHYPNLFPQSSTGIRFLNGESTQTNRPPAPTWFCNKETDLYRSLAPGY, encoded by the exons ATGATA GAGGATGCGAAACTGGAACTTGGATTGGCATCAGCAGGAGATAATCAGCCTCAGCTGGATCAAATGAATGCCAATATCAATGGCGACTCAAATCCTTTGCCT AAAGCGAAGTTGGTGTCATCACCTGCGGGCACTACTGATGAACCTTTGCTTCAGCATTGGAGGTCGAACGAGAAGCCGATGCAGCCAACATGTCCAGGAATTGAAGGCAGTGGTTCTTCAGGTGGTGATGCCACAGCTGCACAACAAGCAACTTCGTTTACTCCTCTTATAATGGGGCCAACACAGTCATTCTCTTTGGCACTG GCGGAAAATATCCCACAAAATGGAAGCTCTGCAACTCAATCGTCTCACTCAAAGAATTTGGGCAATTCAGGTCAAGCAAACAAGCCGAATACTCAAACTGGAAGAAGCATCCGTGCTGAGCTTCAACA GCCTCAACGGGTAGAACCCCTCGATAAAGGCAAGAAAATATTGTTTGCTGATGGGGTTGAAAACAAAAAGGGAAACCCTCGTTCCAATCGCAATCAGCGAGCAGTACACTACCCAAATTTGTTCCCTCAAAGCTCA ACTGGGATCAGATTTCTGAATGGAGAATCTACCCAAACCAACCGGCCGCCAGCCCCTACTTGGTTCTGTAATAAAGAGACTGATCTTTATAGGTCTTTGGCACCAGGGTATTGA
- the LOC107961253 gene encoding uncharacterized protein codes for MLPSASTPPSPQQLSNPMQLLNQLAGMPNASGSLLQNSDLTKHSLPMELMAQQFSYQNNQLPWALGLYNSETGSTMFREIFIPLSSLLLPAQDLQASNLFSMIPNLPNQDHHNSELSRLVSVQQQGFLNQTTKPTATYPSSGTSMSSLLLNSSLLHENVGSSAPNLMQTPLSNHTEQGNSEPRGNARSRLEVGESSPFKRLRRETNEPQAPSAEQIMGNSLSLPTGASASPDIGNLLPPRPIMNSLYDPMFEELGLPIDPHLRLFAKYKK; via the exons ATGCTGCCAAGTGCTTCTACACCTCCAAG TCCCCAGCAGTTGAGTAACCCGATGCAGCTGCTTAATCAATTGGCCGGTATGCCTAATGCATCTGGCTCACTGCTCCAGAATTCCGACCTGACTAAGCATTCACTGCCTATGGAGCTTAT GGCTCAGCAATTCTCCTATCAAAATAATCAACTCCCATGGGCACTTGGACTATATAATTCAGAAACTGGTAGCACCATGTTCCGTGAAATTTTCATTCCTTTGAG TTCCCTTCTATTACCAGCTCAAGATCTGCAAGCAAGTAATCTATTCTCAATGATACCTAATTTACCAAATCAAGACCATCATAATTCTGAGCTGTCTAG GCTAGTATCTGTGCAACAACAAGGGTTTCTGAATCAAACTACAAAACCAACTGCTACATATCCTAGCTCTGGGACTTCCATGTCTAGCTTACTCCTGAACTCGTCTCTTCTGCAT GAAAATGTTGGGTCATCAGCTCCTAATCTTATGCAAACGCCACTGAGCAACCACACTGAG CAAGGAAATTCCGAACCGCGAGGCAATGCAAGGAGCAGACTCGAAGTGGGAGAATCATCACCTTTCAAGCGCCTCAGG AGAGAAACCAATGAGCCACAAGCACCAAGTGCTGAACAAATCATGGGTAACTCTTTGTCTCTACCGACTGGAGCTAGTGCTAGTCCTGACATTGGCAACCTTCTTCCTCCAAG GCCAATCATGAATTCACTCTATGATCCAATGTTTGAAGAGCTTGGACTGCCAATTGATCCCCATCTCAGGCTATTTGCTAAGTATAAG AAATGA